DNA from Evansella sp. LMS18:
TGGACAACACTGCTACGTGGGCGATTGATACAGAGTCCGTGAACGAGATTGGCTGCATCCATACTTCCCAAGGATTGGAGTTCGACTATGTCGGTGTCATTATCGGAGATGACCTGGGTTACAGGGACGGACAAGTTATCACCGATCCAACCAAACGGGCTAAGACAGATAATTCCCTACGCGGATTAAAGAAAATGCAAAAAGAAGACCCGGAAAAAGCAGCAAAGCTGGCTGACGAAATAATCCGGAACACTTACCGCACCTTAATGACCCGAGGACAAAAAGGCTGTTTCATTTACTGTACTGATATAGACCTGGAGAAGTACTTTAGAGAACGCCTGGAAAAGGTGAAGTTTGAGTACGCGGAGAATGAATTTTTTAAACCGGTGTCGAAAGTGGCAGAAAAATGTGAGAAATACAAGAAATAGCTATTTAAACAAAAAAATAAGTGGTGAGGGAATGAACGATTATAAAAATGAATTAAAGAAAATTAAAAGCAAGGCAGAGAAAAGCCGTCAAGCTCATTTCGATTTAGCAGAGAAAAAATCACTATTGAGAGATATTTTACATTACATAACCCTTATTTTAAGTAGCTTTGTAGCAATATTAACTTTTGCAGATTATCAAAGATTTTTGCCCATTATACCTAATCTAACTCAAGATAATTTTGTTTTAGGTGTGGGGTTTCTAGCTTCATTTGTTTTTTTATTGACAGTAACTGAGGAATTCAAAAGATGGGGGGAAGAGGCCCAGCAACATCTTTATACAGGTAAACAATTGACTTCATTAATTAGGGACTGTGATAGTTTAATAAAAAATGAAAGCTTACTAGAAGGAGCTGTCACTAATATAAGAGAAAAGTATATTCTAATTAATGAGCTCTCTCCTCCAATTCCAGATAAGGAATTTCTAAAGGCTAAACAAAGATATCTTAATAAACGTGCTATAAGTGAGTACTTAGATGAGCACCCACATTTGACTGTGGGAGAGGCTAAAAAAAGGATATTAAAAGGCAGGGGGGATAAAGAGGATGAATAATAAAACTGTGACTATCTTGCTAAGTGGTGGGCTAGACTCTACCGCCTTAATTAAATTTTATAAACTTAAAGGTTATACAGTAAAAGGAATTCACTTTCAGTATGGGCAATCTACTGCGAAAACAGAACTAAAAAGCGTTAAAAATATTTCGGAATATTACGATCTCGAGGTGGTGGTGAAAAATATAGGTTTTAAAATGAATACGGTAAATAATGAGGTCTTGTGTAGGAATGGTATTTTTATTTTCTCTGCTGCTACTTCCTTTGAAGTTGAAGATAGTAATACTCTAGCAATAGGAATACATAGTGGTACCCCTTACTATGATTGTAGCGAAGAATTTGTATTCGATAGTCAAAAGATTCTTGATGGATATTTTGGGGGTACTTTACTACTTGAAGCTCCTTTTATTCATTCAACTAAGGAAGAAATATTTAAATTTATTCTTCATGAAGGAATACCTGTACATCTAACTTATAGTTGTGAAAAACGAGAGTTTTCTGAATGTGGGAAGTGTTTGTCCTGTTTGGATAGGAGGTATTTAGTTAGTGAATATAAAAAATATATGTAAAAAAAGAATTATAAACAAAGCTAATATAAAAACTCCTTTAATAGTACCCTCATTCTCCAGTAAGGGGTTTGAAGATATAGCGGAGATTCATGATTATGTTAAAGAATTTATAACAGAAGCTTCGTTAGTAAGTGCGTATGATTTATATTATGATAACATACCTAAACAAGGCCAAGACATTTACATTTCAGATATATTATTTATTGATAGTGGTGGGTTTGAAAGAGATCAAGATACTGAGCTTTCAGAATTATACCCTACCACTTATATCTCAAGTGAATGGAATAAAGATATACACTCTGAAGTCATTCAGAAGATTGAAGGGTACACTCAGATAGTTATTGTTAATTTTGATTCTAAAGAGAGAAAGACTATCGAAAAACAAATCACAGAAGCGAGTGAATTGTTTGATGTGCATCCTAATTTTATTTCTGATTTTTTATGCAAGCCAGAAGAGGTAAATCAGGATTACATAAATGTAAATAAAATTATAATGCAGATTAACAATCTCTCCCATTTTTCTATTTTAGGCTTTACAGAAAAAGAGTTAGGAAATTCTGTTCTCAAAAGGTGCAGTTCAATTTATAGAATTAGGAAGGCTCTGTATGAGAATAATCTAGACGTGCCAATTCATATTTTTGGGTGTATTGACCCGTTAAATATTCTTGCTTATTTCCTTTGTGGAGCTGATATCTTTGATGGATTATCCTGGCTAAGATTTAAATTTACAAACAGTGGTGAGGCTGTTTATCGAAATTCGCATGCTCTTTCAAATGGAGATTGGGCTTCTAGCGATAATATGTTAAGGGCAAAAACATATGCTGATAATATTGATATATTAATTAAACTATCCACTAAGATGCACCGTTACTTAAATACTTATAATTGGGATTCTTTAGATTTACCTTCGGATACTCTAAATGAACTTCAAAAGCTTGTAAGTAATGTTGGTATTAATTATTAATGGGGAGTGATCTTTATGGGCGGAAGCGGTGGATTTTTTAAACCTCCAACTGACTCAATTGACAAACTAGTGGATCAATATAAGACAAAGGAGTCAACGGAGCAATTTACCCGTGAAATAAATGCATATCTTAAATCTTTACTTACCCAATATAATAATCGTGATATAGAGGCAATTAGCGGACATCTTGATTGGCTAAAAAAAATCCTTGGTAAAGACCTTGAAGGCTATTTAGAAATGAAATATGGAGGTTCAGTAAGTAAGCATACTTATGTAAATGGATTAAGTGATGTAGATATCTTAGTAACAATAAATGAATCATCTTTGAAAAATGTAGACCCCAAAGGTGTAATTAAATACTTTGCGGAAACTTTAAGAGCAAGACTACCGAGAACTGTAATTTCAGAAGGGAAACTTGCAGTTACAGTTAAATATGCAGATGGACACGAAATTCAGTTGCTCCCTTGTATATCAAGTGACAAGGGGATTAAGATATCCTCCTCAAATGGTACTGAATGGAGTAAAATTATAAAGCCTTTTAAATTTGCAGAAAAGTTGACAGAGGTTAATAGAAGAAATAGTGGAAGAGTAGTCCCAGTGATAAAGTTATTTAAAGCGATTAATAATTCATTAAATAAGCAATTAAGGCTTACAGGTTATCATATCGAGTCTCTAGCAATTGAGGCTTTTAAATCTTACAAAGGAAATGTAACTTATCACGATATGCTAAAGCATCTTGTAAGCAGTGCAAGTGAAAAAGTATTAAAGCCTATAACTGATAAAACTGGTCAATCCATCCATGTAGACGATTATTTGGAGAGTTCTGGAAGTTTAAAAAGAATGCAATATAGCAAGAATTTACAGAGAATTCATAATAAAATGAAGCGAGCAGAAGCTACTCAATCTCTTGTTCAGTGGGAGATATTATTCGATGATAAATAACAGTAGAAACTTGAAATTATATACTTTTTAGTGGAGAAAGAATCCATTAGATAATGACGAAGAGGTAATTGTGAGTTATAAATAAACATATAATTAAGGTTAATTTAACTAAGTGAATTTTGTCTATCAAGATCGGTTAGCCGGTCTTTTTTTTATTTCCCCAACCCCACCCCCTCCTTTTTACCCCTAAACATGTACATGTCTTATGAAAGGCCAAAAAATGTTAAAGGGGTTGTTAATGTGATGGAAACGAGGAAAATGCTGCGGTCGGTGATTAAGGAAGAGTTCATTATGCTGACGGGGGATTACCGGCTGGCGCTGGTGCTGAACCAGATGCTGTACTGGTCCCAGTTTACGAAGGATTTTGATCATTTTATTGAAGAGGAGCGTAAGCGCCGGAACGATCCGGACCTCGAGACGTGCAATGGCTGGATCTTTAAGACGGCAGAGGAGCTGTCGGAGGAAACGATGCTGAATGTAGCTGTGAAGACAATGCGACACTACCTGAAAACGCTCGTTGCCAGCGGCTGGCTTTCCGAACGAAGAAATCCTCACCACAGCTGGGACCATACGAGGCAGTACCGGGTGAACCTTGGAAAGCTGCAGAAGGATCTGCTGGAAATCGGCTTCTTCCTTGACGGGTACAGAGTGGATCTGAACTTCCTGAGAGAAGAACTTCAGATCGAACCGCCGGTACATTATGACGATCACTTGATTATTCTTGAAGAATTCGACTTCGATGAGGCTGAAAGCCTCGACATTCCGTTTGCCGTTGAAGACGAAAATGTAAAAACCACTGCCCCTGAGGAAAACTCCACAAGGAAAAACGAAACTACGAATGTGCAGAATGCCACTACAATACCAGAGATTACTTCAGAGACTACAACAGAAATAACAAAAGAACATATAGCCGGAATCGTCGATTACCTGAACGAACAAACAGGGAAGAACTTTCAGGCGAAAACGGCAAAAACACAGAGCCTTATACAGGCAAGATGGAAAGAAGGCCATCAAGTCGAAGACTTTAAAAAAGTCATCGATACGAAAACAGCCAACTGGCTGGAGGACCCGGAAATGAACAAGTTCCTCCGCCCGGAAACATTATTTGGCACGAAGTTCGAATCGTATTTATACGAGCGTGGCAGTGAAAACAGAGATACCGAGTTCGAGCGTTATCTCACAGGGCTGGCCTGAACGATGGATAAGCAGGAAACAGCAAAGTTGCTCGAGCAGATCAACTCCTTTTTTCCCGGAAGGGTTGTTCTTAGCGGTTCAACGGTGGAGGCGTGGCAGCGGGTGCTGGCCTCCCAGGAATACGGCACTGTGATGAAGCGGCTGGACAAATATGTTGTCCACTCTAAATTCCCGCCTACGGTGCATGACCTGGCAGAGCGGGCCCGCCCGGAGTTCCGTCGGGATGCGCTTTCTGAAATTGAGGATTGGGAGCTGATGGCCAGTGGTGTTCCAGGGGAATTTTGAAGCGGAGAAGCTGATGCTTGGGTGTATCCTTCTCGATAACTCTCTCGTGAAGCAGGTGGTGGTTCAGCCGGAGCAGATGTCGATTATGTATCAGGGACTGTTGCGGGCGATGCTTGAGATCGGCGGCCCGGGAGAGGTGATCAACCGGGCGACATTGCATGAAAAGCTAGGCACGTCACATATGGCGCAGCTCGATTTAGGCGAAATGATGGAAGGGGTGCCGTCGGTAAAAGGGTACAAGCTGTATGAAAAGCTGGTCATGAATGCGTGGAAGCGGGGTGAAATAAGGCGGCTTGCGGAAGAGATGCTTATGGCTCCGGATGAGGTGGATATCCGCACTGGGGAGGACCGGGTGGATGTCTTCCTGAGGGAGGCCCAGCAGTTTGGGAGTCTGGAGGCTGCGGCTGAGGAGTTTGATTTACGGGGGACACTTGATGCCATGTATGAGCAGGCAGTGAAGGGGGAGAGGCCATCCGGTCTGCTCACCGGGTACCGGGATTATGACCGGCTCACGAACGGGCATGGGAAAGGGCAGTTTATTATTGACGCGGCGAGGCCGTCGGTTGGGAAGACGGCGTTTGCGCTGAATGTCGCGGCAGGTCATTTGCACATGGGAGCCGGGGCGGACAGGGGAGCAGGGTGCAGATATAGTGGCGTAAACCAACCGCATTCTTCTGCAGGTTGGTTTCTTCTTCCTGAAATTTTACGATTGCCTCTGTTACTATAAGCACACGACTTAAACAATCCATGTTTACAATTGACAGGAAACGTATGATTTTTCTTTAAAAGATAAATCAGCTTCTTCTAATGAGGTTCTCAGTGTTGGTAAGGAGGCGGGTCCTATGCCATGGATTTTTAGAATTTCTTTTTCGGTGTACTTTGAGAGTTTTGGCAAAGTATCAATCCCTTCGTGAACTAAGGCATTTCTTGCAGGTGAACTTAGTTTCGAAAGGAAGCCGCTTTCAGGTTTTTTCTCTTTATCACAAGTAGGGCAACTCGGACAGTCGGTGCTTTTGTAATAATTATGTCCTTTTTCACAAACTCTTAAAGTTTTTTCTGCTTTCATAATAATCTCTCCTCATTAATTTTTACACTTAGTTATCCAGTGGAAGAAATTTTGTGTGATTCTAACTTTTAAAACATTCCTTAACATTGTCTGTAGATTATTTTATTCTAATTTAACATAAATAATCCACTATCCTCTTGTTTGTCTGAGGGTCGGTTGGGGTTAAGATCTCCAAAGGTATAGGAACTTGTATACTTTATCTCCAGCTTCTGGTAGGGTTTAGTTGTTTTTGTTCTTTAAGCTTTTTAGTCCTATTTTAAAATCTCACCTTGGCTTATTTCGGTTTCTCTTTAGAACTTTTTATCTAGATCATTTTTCAAACTTTATGATTCTATCTAATATAACCATTTTTTTCTAAGGGAGCTGTTGTTTAAGCAACATATTACTGCTATTATTGTCCGTGTTTTCACTTCGCTTAACTAGGCTCGTTAACTAGTTAGGTAACAATATTGGATAAAAAGGCAGTGAGATGATGAAACGATTTAAAATGATTGGTATTGCAGGTTTTCTATCGGTAGCAATCCTGACAGCTTGTGCAGAAGAGGATACGGCAACTGAAACTGAAAATGATTCTGCAGA
Protein-coding regions in this window:
- a CDS encoding replicative helicase loader/inhibitor — protein: MDKQETAKLLEQINSFFPGRVVLSGSTVEAWQRVLASQEYGTVMKRLDKYVVHSKFPPTVHDLAERARPEFRRDALSEIEDWELMASGVPGEF
- a CDS encoding RNA polymerase alpha subunit C-terminal domain-containing protein; amino-acid sequence: MKAEKTLRVCEKGHNYYKSTDCPSCPTCDKEKKPESGFLSKLSSPARNALVHEGIDTLPKLSKYTEKEILKIHGIGPASLPTLRTSLEEADLSFKEKSYVSCQL
- a CDS encoding 7-cyano-7-deazaguanine synthase; its protein translation is MNNKTVTILLSGGLDSTALIKFYKLKGYTVKGIHFQYGQSTAKTELKSVKNISEYYDLEVVVKNIGFKMNTVNNEVLCRNGIFIFSAATSFEVEDSNTLAIGIHSGTPYYDCSEEFVFDSQKILDGYFGGTLLLEAPFIHSTKEEIFKFILHEGIPVHLTYSCEKREFSECGKCLSCLDRRYLVSEYKKYM
- a CDS encoding CBASS oligonucleotide cyclase; this encodes MGGSGGFFKPPTDSIDKLVDQYKTKESTEQFTREINAYLKSLLTQYNNRDIEAISGHLDWLKKILGKDLEGYLEMKYGGSVSKHTYVNGLSDVDILVTINESSLKNVDPKGVIKYFAETLRARLPRTVISEGKLAVTVKYADGHEIQLLPCISSDKGIKISSSNGTEWSKIIKPFKFAEKLTEVNRRNSGRVVPVIKLFKAINNSLNKQLRLTGYHIESLAIEAFKSYKGNVTYHDMLKHLVSSASEKVLKPITDKTGQSIHVDDYLESSGSLKRMQYSKNLQRIHNKMKRAEATQSLVQWEILFDDK
- a CDS encoding conserved phage C-terminal domain-containing protein, whose amino-acid sequence is MMETRKMLRSVIKEEFIMLTGDYRLALVLNQMLYWSQFTKDFDHFIEEERKRRNDPDLETCNGWIFKTAEELSEETMLNVAVKTMRHYLKTLVASGWLSERRNPHHSWDHTRQYRVNLGKLQKDLLEIGFFLDGYRVDLNFLREELQIEPPVHYDDHLIILEEFDFDEAESLDIPFAVEDENVKTTAPEENSTRKNETTNVQNATTIPEITSETTTEITKEHIAGIVDYLNEQTGKNFQAKTAKTQSLIQARWKEGHQVEDFKKVIDTKTANWLEDPEMNKFLRPETLFGTKFESYLYERGSENRDTEFERYLTGLA
- a CDS encoding DnaB-like helicase C-terminal domain-containing protein codes for the protein MVFQGNFEAEKLMLGCILLDNSLVKQVVVQPEQMSIMYQGLLRAMLEIGGPGEVINRATLHEKLGTSHMAQLDLGEMMEGVPSVKGYKLYEKLVMNAWKRGEIRRLAEEMLMAPDEVDIRTGEDRVDVFLREAQQFGSLEAAAEEFDLRGTLDAMYEQAVKGERPSGLLTGYRDYDRLTNGHGKGQFIIDAARPSVGKTAFALNVAAGHLHMGAGADRGAGCRYSGVNQPHSSAGWFLLPEILRLPLLL